The Helianthus annuus cultivar XRQ/B chromosome 15, HanXRQr2.0-SUNRISE, whole genome shotgun sequence genomic sequence CACATTTATAAGTAAACCAAGACTTATTATACACTTGAATCATCGTTTTTACGTACACGATACTAGTCAGCTGGAAACTCAAGTTAGGGCAGAATTCTTCTAAGTTCCAAAGTGAGCTTCTATCTCACTTTTCTTCAAGTTTCTTTACTTCTTCTCCTTCTTGTaagcttggaacacctctaggagtgtttccaCAAGTTTACCATCATAAACTAAGGTGGAACATCATCATTTCGAGgcccaaactttctgttttggagAAGTTTTTACTTAAACTTCTATAAACATGTTTAAACTTGCACAATCTTGTACCTACCTTGCTTCTAACCAAACCTATGGTTATGGAACTTGTGTACATTGCTATAAGTTTAGAGGTGCAAACACCCTCTAAAATTTCTATTTTAACAAGGTTTTTGACAACCTTCAAGTCTTGAGACCATCCAAGCTCACCATCTTCCATATGGCGAGACTTGTGTTTTGGTGAAAGTGTGAACCATGGTAGCTTTGGCTCTCCAATATTgttccactacctcacttgtTGATTTGTTAACCCCATACCACTAAGTCTCAAACAATTTCCATCAAAGGGACAAGGCTACATCACGTCCCCAAACACTTTCCATGTTTGGGATGCATGCATCTTGTTAGCTCACTTGGTTGTTTGTAGATTTAGTAGGTTTACATTCTTATTATTTTCATATTCATGACCAATCGAAATCATCATCAAAGTTGATgattttgtgctttggtgaatcatataatgaggttAAATGGATGGAATTCATCCTACCTCCTTGCATGACCATTTTTATGATACTTTAATTTGATTCATAACACCTTAACTTGTAATTTCCGAATTTGATCCGTTGAACAAAACCACAACTCACACACCTTTGTTTCCCTTTTAGGGTAACTTCGTTGTTCCATAAACTCAAGACTCATCCAACTCACTTTCTTGGAATTTATacgtaaaccgtgagtatacatgaccctctttccgttttcacacttttgggtgcaatatataTACCGTATTAAAATTCACACAATCACACATACGCAAATACTTTATTCATACAAACGAATCCGTTAATACAGGCTTTATACGTTTATACTCTAGAAATACAGCAAGCTAGAAAGCCATTCTTGCACTATactttgtcattaacttcgtacaagcctcccttaacatgtatagcgctataggagtagcacaccgtCCGTATtcttgtggtcatgttaagtaATACAAAAACGGTCTTGTCGTTGCGACGACAAGATTACGCTAGTGGAATCTTTGGGCTGACATTTATGTGATGCATGCTAGTTCATGTTATACTATGCCTTAGTATAAGTTATTGCCATGTGGATTTCGTTAAATTATTCTTATACATATGCTAGTacaccaaacttgtatgctcaccaatGCTTTTGTGTTGACATGTTACTTTAATATATATTGTAGGAGCTTGATGTTGATGCGTTGAAAAAGAAATCTAGTAGGATGGACTAGATATGCACTTggttaaaattatgtttttgttgTTTAAATTCTTATGTTCTAATTGTTGTAATTTcctttgaaacaatgtatttctTTTAGCATGAAATGAAAGTCGTTACTTTAAATACTTGTAAAAAATagtcgttatgaagtctcttgaaatctcgttttcgtctcagtccgatgtttccgccatcggttagggcGTGACATGTATGGTTAAACAAGTAATGGATATGGAACCGAACTTAACGGGTTCCATTCACACAAGCATCAACCCGATAATTGAGAAACATAAACTAATATACAAATTAAAATCAAGCTCATCGATTTAATGTTCAACAAAACCAAAGCTTTTATATGTAAAACCAAAATTGAATCTGATCAAAACTTAAGAGGTTAACAAATTCAATCTCCAAACCTAGGTAAAAATTTGAATCAAAAGTATCAATTACAAACTCTACACCTGGAGGAGATCATAGGTGGTTTATCATCGGCATGTTTGAATCTTCGTTGGTTGTTAGAAATCTCGAATTTATAAAATGGTGTGCTTGAGAGATGTTAGAATGCATAAAAATTCCCATTGGATGCCTAAAAACTGATGGGGGATGAATAAATTTCGTTTGAGAGGCTTGTGGTTTGAATCGGGTATGAAACCCTAAACTTGCGTAATTGACCAGCATACGAGCACACATTGCATCCAAGTCTGACGAATTCTTCCCGAAACACCTTGATATCGCCCCTATGTGCGACCTATTTGAGTTGTTGTGGGTGCATATTGCGCCCTAGGGAGCGTAATGTGCACCCCAACCCAAATTCTTCCGTTTCTTTGTATGTTAAATTCCCTTGCCATCCACATGCTACCAAACTTTCGTTTAGGTCTCGAAAGCATTTGTTAAGCTCCAGGCACCTACAAATCAACAATTATCAAAGTAAACTGGTTTCACATGATTAAATACTTAACATCATTATGTTTAGCACATGTTAAAACCAAGACAAACACCCTCCTATCTACGGGTTGTTATCCATTGAAGATGCTATAAATATAAACGCCAAACCAAAAACTATATTACAACTAATCcgtattttaactaataatttgttattttcaaaaacaccattttcaaattatttcGTAGCATTTGTGCTTTTAACAATATTTGAGAGCTTAAAATTGCCTTAACGGAGGTACATTCGagtatctatactatataataaaagaaacctgttttgggacacttgtcattctctcatttaattgattaaatttattattaataataatagtaataataatatttaatctaaattaatacaaattcttattattaataatatttaatcaaatctaaaatctaatctaatacaaatttttaagTTATCTGTCAAAATTgaaattacttatttaatttAAGTTATTGTTATCGACATTTAAATATTCCTTATCTAATCCTACACGGAAGACAAGtaatttttttctatttaaaaaaaattataaccatatttatatatttatataaatttaCAACATTCTGGCGCAATGTAAGTTGTACTCTCAGCTACTAATGTTGGACAGTGGTTTTTTACGCAACCATGTGCTGATGTGGGTTGTTTTATAACTTTCTTCAAGCCAGCTTCTGCATTGAAACCATCATTACTCTCTCTTAGATTTCTCTCAGATCTCACAATGTCTCTCTCTAATCTGACTTTCACCTGAGCTTAGTTGATCATTGTTTCGGGCCATGACGGTGATTCATATTATTTGAGCTTTCCTCAAACACAGAGAGGGGTGTTGCCCCGCTGTTGCCGGCGGCCGCCTATGGCGGCAGCGGACCTGTGCGACCCTCTATATCTCTATCTTTAGTGTTTGGATCTTTTTGGTGTGAAGCTTTAGTTGCATGTCATATGAACTACTACAAATGTTCTTGGATGTAAACCCTAGGCGGTAGCCTCTATGTAGCCGCCGGTTTTTGTTGgtttgatgatgatggttgttcgGCTTCATTATTTGGGTTGCATCGGTGCTATGACTTTAAATTATTGTTGTCTAAGCCGATGTGAAATCCATTCGATGATGGTGGCTGTTCTTGAGCCCTAATTGTTTTAGCCATTTTGTTCTTTTCGTGTCGAATAATTGTTGCCGAGCCGTTGATGATTGCGCTGAATCGTCTGAGGTCTTTTTTGGTTGCCATGTCGATGAGGATGATGGAAAATCATCTGAGATCAACAAAGTTGTGGTGATGATGATGGACAAGTCTCACCTGAACCTAATTATTCTGAAACATTTTCTCttctcatttttatttttaattttgctttggtttgattttgattgtgttGGATAAAAGAAATAAGAAGAGACTGTTTTTAAATGTAAATTATGAAGATGAGACTGCACAGTATGAGAAAGTTGATTTTGTGAGCTTTGATTTGGACCACAGTTTGGTTGCATCTTGTACCTTTTTCTCGATACCCTTGATTATGTTATTCGGGTTCAGAACTGATTTTAAAAGGTCGATGATGGTGGGCGTATGCTCATTTGAGATCTGATTCGGttatttattatgtttttgaTTGGATCCGTTGTCGATGGCAGTGAATGATGGTAGTCTTTTCTCAACGTCGGCGATGTTTTAGTCTTTCTCAGTGCTGGCGAGTTCATTTTGGTAACATTATGTTACTGTTGTTTTTTGTTGATGGTTGTCAATGATAGAGGTTGcttttggttgttttttttttttttttttttttttttttttttttgtgtttcaCCAATGAGTTGTGTTCATGTTAGATCTAATTATGGTATTTATGCTTCTTTGGGTTATATTCATGGTTGATGGTACTCGATGATAGTAGTTGTGTGAATATTTTATTGTTGGTAATCTTATAGAGTTAACCACAAACTCTCATAAATTTGAGATGTGTTTTGGAGCTTTAATAGTTTCAAGTAAACCCGTGATCATACATCCCGAGTTTTATTTATTTGGGGTTACCCGTCTTTGACATGTTATTGCGTGGCAACCTGCATGTTTTGTTTACAAAACATTGCTGATCTCAAAGGTTAGGAGGCTGTCATGAAGTGGAAAACATGTTATGGCGTGGCAACCTGCATGTTTCTCCTGTATACAAAACATTCACAAAACGCTTTCGCATATCTGAGCCACAAAAGCTCATGTTTCGTTGCACTTTCAAAACATGATTATACCATAAAGCTTATATTTATATAATGTCAGTTGAGCGGATATCCTATTTAATCTGATTTCAAAGGTTGAGCGGCTATGATGAAGTTGTAAATTTGTTATGGTGTGGCAACCATGTTGTTTTGTTTATACACAAAACATTCTTGGTTTGCAGCCACATCGGTTTATCATTTATGAGCCATATAACTTCATGTTTACTTAAAGACTTTCAAAACATGAATATATCTTAAATAGTTGAAGAAAACTTACTATATGACCTGAAAGATTCAAATCAAATTGAACAAGTACTACTTAGATGGTAAGTTCTTAACTTTCCAGCAAGAGATTGTTAACCAAGTATAAGAATATATCAAGCTAATTTCAATTGTTAAGCATTAGTTAACCAAAGCTTTTTGGACATTACTATATTCAACGTAATTTCAATTTTTTACATTCAATATGGTAAATCAATATATTAGCAATAATGTTAATTTATTAACGAAAAGAAGTCCCAACTAATATCTGATTTGTAAAAATTATAATAACTTTTTTCAACATATAGTACATTATATATTATTATTCCTATAAGTTTTTTATGCATCATTAGTTGTAACTTGTGCTttatgagtttttcaaaaaaaaatttgatttttttacttttaacccaaaggtttttacctttttcaattttaaccctacataatttgttttttttttaaatttaacacaagacttttcattatttgcaatttagcttcgcaacttttgtcacttatgcttttcatttttggcaaattttcgttttacgtatagttctaaatttttcgagttaatacgacgcaacgtgcatgtgtggttcaacatttttacctctatttttccatgtttgacaggttcgtcgcaacacgcatatccaAGGTCAAgttagtgttggtggtcgatgacagttgtgtgacattagtactatttgataCCGTTTTACGCCCCACCGCatcgcggggtgtgctttgggggttttcaaagaaaaaatggttatgcatatggttttcgtaacgttggcttttgagggttttccaaaaaaaaaagttttttttttacttttcacccaaaagtatttcataaattacttttaacccaaaactatttgttttttacttttaacccaaaattttttatcttttgcaatctagcctcataactttttttactttcaattttggtcctttatagttttcatttttcgcaaatttttcgctttatgtttggttctaaattttgtgacttaacacatcgcagcgtgcgtctttggtttaacatttttacgtttcgttctaaattttgcgagttaacacgacgcaacgtgcgtgtgtgggtgaacgtttttacatcgtctatttttccccgtttgacaggtttaacataacgtgcgggtcctagatccacttagttataactaaagaatccccgccgcattgcggcgggtcgtaatcctagttaataataaataaacatatataattttgttttaatgTGAATTGATTCAGTTACTTATACCCATACAACTGTTACCAAAGTGGGATAACCTCCTTGATAAAGGCTAAGATGGTTCTGCCGACAGAGGAAAAAGAGTGGGTTTTGGAGGTGTTGTGATGTTTAGGAAAATATTGTGGGGATGGGTATCAAGACTTGAGTGATCTAATGATAATACATTTCCCAACTtcgtttttaaaatttttggttATAGAACTTTGtttttagaatttttggttgTTATAGCGTGTGTCAATAATGTCATGTATAAAATTATATTCCTGTCACATCTCCTTTACAATGTACGGGTTGAAACATGATAgctaattatttatatttttctctaaaattaatGAAATAATTTCACATAAATTACATGTTTTTGGGCCCAAATAGTTCTAAAATTGGGCTATCTGCTTCAGAAAAGTAGTCGGGCCCATTTGTTATAACGGAAAGCAAAGGTGATCTCCATGAGTAGATGCGTCTGAAATTCTAAATGACTAATTAGGGGGTCTTCAGAAAATTCGAATCCGAAATCTGAACCGAATCTGAATCCCAAAAAACCGATCCAAAATCTGATTTGGATATTCGGATCGGATCTATACGAATCCGAATTCTTGTTGTTGTTAATTATCATAATAATTTTTACATAGGTAATCTTTACTTCtattctatactatataataaaaggaATCTGTTTTGAGAAACTTGTCATTCttttatttaattgattaaatttattaataatactaataataataatatttaatctaaattaatacaaattcttattattaataatttaatcaaatctaaaatctaatctaatacaaatttttattatcaataatatttaatcaaatctaaaaagaattcatacgaatttcaaagttgatattaactttcaaataattaaaaaaaatccaccTAACATCACAAATGTCTCTGTTAAgttcgattaattaatttgttcaacaatcactattatctttatcattcaatacggttaaccgatttatcatcatacaacctcccacctattcaatcatatgatttttcaatcttatattaactaaataaataaagattaatattcaatcttatcctactttaaatataaaaaaaaatccattagttcagattaatattcaatcttatcctactttaaatataaaaaaatcaattagtttttttaaatattttttttattatttggtatataaaatcatatttattcaacccatgtaatacacgggggtttttaaaaatatattttttttattatttggtaaacaatattacatttattcaacccgtgtaatacaatggttttaaaaatatatattttttttattatttggtatataatattacatttattcaacccgtacaatacatatggttcttatagatataacttattttattatttaatatataaaattacatttcttcagcccgtgcaataaaggaggcttttaaaaagataatgttttattatttggtatataaaatttatttattcaatccgtgtaatatacaaggttataacctagtaaatataaaaaaaaaaaaaaaaaaaaaaaaaaaaacgtaaaccAACTAAAGGGTCAAACAAGTTATCattttaattatattatattttgaaCAAACAAAAGTTGGTCGTCAACATCATTTATGACATAAACAAGTCTAACCATACATTCCTCATCAAGAATACACAAAAAGTACAAAGTAAAGCAATATTTTTTCTTATATAGGATCAAAGTATATATAAAGTTAAAAGAAAAATGTTCGGATAGTCTTTCTGGTTTGcctatttttcacctttagtctctaatttttaaaattatagctatagtccctaacttttgcaatttcgttcccggatagtccctagcaCGAAAGGatgttagtttttggtgttaagtggatgtgaaataaCCAAAATACCCATACTGTTAAATAATAATatcaagtcaaagtcaacatcCCCATCTCCATCTCTTAAACCCCTGCAACCACCATAACTATACCTCTATCATCACTGCCGCCATCAGTCAAAGCCAGCTTCATCATCACCGACTGACACCAATCCACCATCCTTTAGAAAAGTTATATTTTTCTAAAGTAATgtgtaaaaatatatatatttagaaaagTTACCTTGTAACAACTATTTATAAAgtagttatttattattatttcttAATTCAAAATACTCAACTTCCTTATGGAAATCTCCATACACAACCACCAACGTCGTGACTCCACGAGCTCTAGCGTGATGTTTGATCGATGTCGAAAGATCAGTTAAAAATAAGTGTGGAAATCTCATTGTGTTAAAGTCGAACCCAACCGCTTCAACATGTACCAAGCCACAACCCAACTTAACACGATACAATCCTAACCAcccacaacccaacccaacccaacttgACCCAACACGAGTCCATCAAAACCACCCGCTCCAAAGCATCAAGCGTCttattttccatttttttttcttCTGGTAACTTGAAAGTACTAAAATTATACATCGGCTATTATAATATATCAAAGATTGAGTGTCAAATAATAAACATTTACGCCGTATTCCCGAGTTTTATTTaatgaaagaaaaaaaagaatTTAAAATGATGTTAAAAAAACGTGTTCCAGAGTTTTTTTTAAGAAAGTAAATGAAGAATAATGGAATGAAAACTTACATCCTTTTCCTTCATTTTAAATCTTTCCAAATTGGAGAGATTTGaaagaaaaacatttttaatacataaaattttttacttttattttcatttCCTTTGAACCCGAGAACATAGCAGTTAATTAATATTTTTCTTTTACCTATTTTCTTCTCTCTTTAATTCACTTCTCTTTCGAGCAATTAACTTTATCCCcgttcaaaataataataaaagtcatctAACGAGTAATTTTTAACCACATAAACTTTTAAACTCAAACACCAGTCTCCGATAGGCACCAACTATTCCGTGCCTTCGTACCAGGTAGGTGCCTGAAGAGCATAAAACACAATTTATACTCAGGTACAGTAATAGCTTTTAACACTAAAAAGTAAAAACACTATGTAACAGCTCATGTCATGTCGTTAGTTATTCCCTAGCCGGTGGTGTTTCTATATCCAAAACCAAACCCGAACCCAACCGTTTCAACGCGTCTCTCGCCCCACACACCGGATCAATCCGGACCGCCTTCTCGTACGCTCGAACCGCCTCCTCTCTCCTCCCTTTCTTCTCATAACACTCTCCAAGCATCCAAAACGCCTCCGCATTCTCCCCATACAACTTCACCGATTCCACCAAATCCTCAAACACTGAGTCAACTCGCTCCTCCTTACAACAACTCACTTTCTTAATCTCCGCTCTTTTAAACAACGCCTCTCCTCTCTCCGCATCACTCAACGACTTCGCCGTTAACGGCGATAACGCGACGTCAAGCGCCGTTAACGCTGACGTAGTGTAACCCTGTGCGTCGAGAGCTAACGCTTTTAACACGTGTGATGCGGCGTCGTTTGGATCCAGTGCGATTGATCGATCGGCTTCATCGGCGGCTTGTTTTGCGAACTTGATGGCGATCGTACGGTCGGATGTGGATCTGGATTTGGATAAGAACTGTGCGCCGTTGATGAAGTGGTGCTTTGCGTCGTAACACGGTAGGTGTTTGTATCGGAAGGTTTTGATGAGGTTtttggtgatcagtaggtatatgaagatgatgattgtgATCAGGATGATTGGTATGAGGATGATCGGCATTGATTTGATCggaatttgtgtgatttttgaagtttttttgtgagtttttatGGGTTTTGAGAGGGGGGATATGGAGAAATGGATATTGGAGGTTGTAACGAGTCAAAATATGTCAGTGGTTGTACGTTGTGCATGAATGGTTGTACTGTTGAATGTGTGTTGTGGTAGTTGTACCTTGTGCATGAAGGGTCGTACGTTTTAGTGTCTGTGATTGGATTTTATTAACAAGTTCATTGGATATGAATGTGAATTATTTTAAGAATATCTAAGGGGTCATACATTTTCTAGAAAGAAAAAAATTCCTTGTATCcaagataaaaagaaaaaaaattcctTAGCCACATGGTGTGGTTTAGCGCCACCTCGCTATGTCAGCCATTTTAGCGTGTTGGGGCGCTATCAACCACACCACCATTGTTAACAAGGGGGCGCTATAGCATCCCCGTCAGCATGTTAACGAGTGTTAAAAGGAAAAGCTGGTGGAGCCCATGTGATATCAATCAATCAAATATtttctctttatttttttttgtattttgtttaatagAGGGCTTTAAAGGAGCTTTAAACCAATGCATACAAGTTAAAGGGAGGAGTTTTAAAACCCTCTATGTGACATGACACTGAAGTGGCGTTAATGTGGTGTGATAAAGCCCATatgggctttataccacaccctccagccttaggGTGAAAGCGGTGCACCCCTTGGGGCATGGGTTGGGGcatgggttggctgaaaacgcccaagccaccaccccgggtgggcttgggttggggcgtggcccaaggggcgggagtttaaagccgggcgtggggcgggctagcgaTCCTATGTGGCGGGCTCCTATTCGCTTGGTGGCCATATCATAGCGgggtatttaaattttaaaatttaaattgtaACCGTGTGGCCAAGCCAAGCGGTCACCCCAACCCATCAACATCACTATAAATATAACCTACTACGAAGCCGTTCCAAGCGGtgagttaagccacgaggaccgggtggcggtgacGAACATTGAATTTCGGGGCAAGGAGCAAAAGCCATTCGACAAGCTCGCGCTTTTTGAAATTTAcctaacgctctaggtttttttttattttgtaatcgtttttagtttttttttttgtaatttttaggttttttttattttgtattcgtttttaggttttttttattttgtaatctttttaagaatttaataaaattttagacttttttttaatgttgtgtgtatttttttaattttttgtaattttttttaataaactgccaagccacgcccaaacccaagccccgccataccccacaGACACGTCACTCACCGGTGGGGGAgctcgaactccacgtgtcaactcatgcccccaacccaagccccaccataccccacggtcttataGGATGGGGGTAAACTTTCTATCAATCCAATCATATATTGTCATGTCAATTCCCCTCTGTAACTCTCCTCTT encodes the following:
- the LOC110913972 gene encoding uncharacterized protein LOC110913972; the protein is MPIILIPIILITIIIFIYLLITKNLIKTFRYKHLPCYDAKHHFINGAQFLSKSRSTSDRTIAIKFAKQAADEADRSIALDPNDAASHVLKALALDAQGYTTSALTALDVALSPLTAKSLSDAERGEALFKRAEIKKVSCCKEERVDSVFEDLVESVKLYGENAEAFWMLGECYEKKGRREEAVRAYEKAVRIDPVCGARDALKRLGSGLVLDIETPPARE